Below is a genomic region from bacterium.
CGGGAATTGGGAGGAGAAATCCACCATCACCGCCGCGCAGTCCGTATCGAAGAAAGCGCAGACGCCGTGCGTGTTGAGACCGAAAGCGGCGAACTTGTTTCCGGAAGAAGCGTACTTATCGCCACGGGCGACGGCCGCGGGCTCGTACCCAAGGATCTTCTCATAGGGCGCATCCGCACGTTCGTCATCGCCTATGAAAAGCATGGTATGCGGGATATTTTCCGCGACTCGCTCATGTGGGATACCGACGAGCCGTTCCACTATGTCCGTCCCTTCGACCACACGCGGTTATGGGTGGGCGGGGAAGATGCGGATGAAAGCGCATACGACCCGAAAGACGAAAAAGAAAAGTATGCCGCGCTCGAGGACTATTCCAAAAACGTTCTGCATGTCGACGATGCATACAAACGGGACGGGCAGTGGAGCGGCGTCTTCTTCCCGAGCGATCGCGGCCTTCCGTATATCGGCGAGGTGCCGGGCAGCCGGATACGGCTGAGCCTCGGCTTCGGGGGCTCCGGCATCCTCACGAGCTTCATCTCCGGCTATCTGCATGCCGCATGGCTTCGGGGCGAACTCCCCGAATACCGGCGGCTGTTTGCGGTGGGGTGGTAATACGGGAAAACTTCCCGGGCACGGCGTGCCCGGGAAGTCAGCGCTATACGTCGCGCACCTTGCGGACGATAGGTATGCGGACGCGAAGCATGCTTTCGCCTCGATTGCCGTATTTCACCCGAAACCCCTGCACGCCGTCGGTAAAGGTCTTGGCGTAGATGCCCATCGCGTTGAAGTTGAGCGTATACGCCCATACGACCAGGGTGACGTGGCTCTCGATGCGCGTGTTCGTTTCTTGCGTCCACGCGATCACTTCGCGCAGACTTGCTTCGGTAAGCTTCGGGCCGAGCTTTTGGCCTTGGAACCGAGGGTCGATGCCGATCTGCTCGAGCTCGACGGCGGGTTCGGCCCGATGAAAACCGCCATGCGTTTGCCATCCCGCGTATCCGGCAACTTCGCCGTCGATTTCGATGACGAAATACTGATACAGCGGGAAGGACTTGAACCAACACGTCGCCCATTGGAGAGCGCCATCCGGCAAGTCCCGGTCGCCAAGGAATACGCCCGCATTGATCGCCGCTATACGTGGCAAGTCTTTTTCTTCGGCCCTGCGGACCGTTGCCTGTTGTTCACTCACGCTCTCTGCTCCTATAAGGTTCGCCCCATCACTGAGAACTTGTTTCCCGTATGCGAAGTTGCTTATCCAATCCCTAATGCTTTCAAAAATCCCTTGAGCGGCGGACCCTCGATCGGTCGGAACGCCCCGGACGGGAGGCTCCCGAGTGCGATGTTCATCACCTTGGTGCGTTTGAGTTCGACCGTGTCGTTATGGAGCATCGAGACCATCCGGCGTATCTGGTGCTTCTTGCCTTCGGTGAGGGTGACGGCGAAGGCCTTTTCGCCAAGCAGCTTCACCTTTGCGGGCTTGGTCACATAGCCGTCTTCGAGTTCGACGCCTTTCTCCATGTGCTCCTTAAAGCTGGGCCGCAGCTTGTCGCGCGTCTTCACGACATATTCTTTCTCGTGGTCGTGATCGGGATTCAGCAGCCGATCGGTCACGCGCCCGTCGTTCGTGAGGATGATGAGGCCGTGCGAAGCCTTATCAAGACGGCCCACGGGGAAGACATCCGCAAGCTCGGGGAAGCTGCTCAAGGCGCCTTTTATGTCTTCTTCGTCTTCTTCCTGCGGCGAGTGGGTAATGACGCCCTTGGGCTTATGGTACGCGAAATATTTGTATTCCTTGGGCTTGTGGCCCGAGCGGAGTTCTACTTTGTCGCCCTCCTCCACCTTGTCGCCAAGCACGGCGATGCGGTCGTTGAGGAGCACCTTCTTGGCTTCGATAAGCTCGTCGGCACCGCGCCTTGTCGCGTGGCCCTGGCGGGCGAGGTATTTATTGATGCGCATCGGGTATTCGGACGCGCTTTCTTTTTTCGGTGGCGGTTTTATCCCTTGACTATACCATGACTCTAATGGTATATCTAGCGCGGGTTGTTTCAGGAGTCAGATATGTCTAAGACGCTGAATGAGCATATGGATGAAGTCTTTCCACATGCTGGTGGCTTTGACCACCTCCAAAACTACATCACACGATGGGCGCAGACGCTTCCGGAAAATGGACGAGGCGGTGAAGGGAAGTTCCCGCCCGCCGCGGCCGAAAAAATCGACCAAGTCTTCGCTCTTCTTGAGGGCGACGAACTTGCTCGGGCTCTGCTCGCCCACTACCTCAAATTCGCCCAACTGAATGCCCCTGCTTATCTTTTTCTGTGCTAACGCGCCAGAGAACAAGGCCGACCCTGATTAATACTCAGGGTCGTTTTGTTTTGCCCATACTCGCGAAATGCTCGTCCGACTGATAAGGTAACCGAATCATGGCGCGCGAAGAAACCGTCGTCCGGTTCGAAGACGTTTCGTTTGAATACGGGCACAACAAGCCGATCCTCGAGGAGGTGAATTTCGGCGTGCGCACGGGTATGAAGGTCGCGGTAATGGGCCAGAACGGCGCGGGGAAGACGACGCTCTTCGAACTTATCGCGGGCACCAAGTCGCCCGAGAGCGGACGCGTGCTCCTTTCTTCCGGCGCCACCATCGCCACCGCGAAGCAGGTGATACCGCGCGGGGACCTTGATCTTAGCGTCCGCGCCTTTTTCGAGAAGTGCTTCCCGAAGAAGGTATACGACATCGACCCCAAGATTGAGACCGTACTTGATGCCGTAGGCCTCAAGGCGCCGCTTGACCGCACTCTTCGCACGTTTTCCGGCGGCCAGCAGGCGAGACTCCTCCTTGCTTACGCGCTTATCCAAAGCCCCGACATCCTCCTTCTTGACGAGCCCACGAACAATCTCGACGCGGGCGGAATCAGGCACCTGACGGAGTTCCTCACCGGATACCCGAAGACCGTGGTCGTGATCTCGCACGACGCGGAGTTCCTCAACGCCTTCACCGAAGGCGTCCTCTATCTCGACGCGTACACGCGGAAGGTCGAGCAGTATTTCGGAAACTATAACGACGTACAGCGGGACATCGAGGCCCGCATCGAGCGCGAG
It encodes:
- a CDS encoding FAD-dependent oxidoreductase, whose translation is MSNSAVHDHIIIGAGIAGLSAAYHFAKDGHSVVVLEATDGKSGASFASTAEMNHDPDAKWEKVVERFGIEGAREVWELSDFAMEKLADFAHRPGEEHFGTERLPAHLFSYKDGDAGMLRGKYEFYKSIGANAEFTENGSALHESFKAVLTIRDEGATNNQMILKELAHGMRELGGEIHHHRRAVRIEESADAVRVETESGELVSGRSVLIATGDGRGLVPKDLLIGRIRTFVIAYEKHGMRDIFRDSLMWDTDEPFHYVRPFDHTRLWVGGEDADESAYDPKDEKEKYAALEDYSKNVLHVDDAYKRDGQWSGVFFPSDRGLPYIGEVPGSRIRLSLGFGGSGILTSFISGYLHAAWLRGELPEYRRLFAVGW
- a CDS encoding GNAT family N-acetyltransferase, with the translated sequence MSEQQATVRRAEEKDLPRIAAINAGVFLGDRDLPDGALQWATCWFKSFPLYQYFVIEIDGEVAGYAGWQTHGGFHRAEPAVELEQIGIDPRFQGQKLGPKLTEASLREVIAWTQETNTRIESHVTLVVWAYTLNFNAMGIYAKTFTDGVQGFRVKYGNRGESMLRVRIPIVRKVRDV
- a CDS encoding pseudouridine synthase → MRINKYLARQGHATRRGADELIEAKKVLLNDRIAVLGDKVEEGDKVELRSGHKPKEYKYFAYHKPKGVITHSPQEEDEEDIKGALSSFPELADVFPVGRLDKASHGLIILTNDGRVTDRLLNPDHDHEKEYVVKTRDKLRPSFKEHMEKGVELEDGYVTKPAKVKLLGEKAFAVTLTEGKKHQIRRMVSMLHNDTVELKRTKVMNIALGSLPSGAFRPIEGPPLKGFLKALGIG